CTATGAGCTTGCTAAGCGCTCTGACCTCGTCTCTCGCTTTCTCCAGCTGGACCAACTCATCACTGCCCTCACTTTTCCCGAGTGATTACTCATAACTACTCATAATGCTGCATTCCACCtcctatttaaataaataaatgaatgagTGCTTTCCAGCTTTGTATTGAACTGAAGAATCTCTACTCTCAAGTGTTGGACtcgattaaaaaaaatgaagactTGAAACCATGTTCTGAAGCTCGTTATTACTTATCAACCATCGCAAGCACTCACTatcaatcaaatataaaacAATGAAGgcaaagaaatagaaaatatttgaCTGAAAAATGACTCTTGTGTATATTCATATTCTATTTTTGCACGAGTGTAGAATTAACTTTCTATTGCATGTGTAATATATGGATATACATTGCCAGAACAACTAAAACTATACTATACAAAGAGAAATTTTCTGTGCAATAAAATACAAGAACCATCATACAACAAAATACAGGTAGCTTGGATACAGCTCCTGGAAGAGTATTTTCAGCCGTTGCTAAAGCCAACACCTAAATGTGGGagtaaaattatgaataatggaCAAGAAAAAGATTAGTCAATGATAGATTGGGATGAGTAAATTAGGCTGTAAAAGGCATTCAATTCATCCAAGACAGGTTCCTATAATGATTTCAGATTCCACAAACACTAAATCTACCAACGTAGCCTCATAAGATAACAAATATAACAAACACAAACTCTGAATGGACTTAGAAACATAGGTAATCCAGAACTAAACATCTTTAATACACAAAAAATGGCAGTCATCACTTCCAAACATCTGGATACAGCATCTAACACATGCTCTTGAACTTCTCCATGGCCCTGGGAGCTACAAAGAACAGAAAATCTACTTAAGTAGCTGTCTAAATATAGAGGTACTTAGAGTCAAGGTTTCTTCCCTATTAAAATTGCTTCGAAATAAATCTGAATATAAATCTGAATTGCTACAGCATACCTAGGGTAAAACAAGTGAACATCTTTTCAAGGGCAGAAGATAGTTCTTGATAGGATGCATAAATTCTGAGATCCACCTTCCTGAGATAGGGAGCACCATCCATGCTGACCTTCACAGAGTAGAGCGGCCAAACCAGGTTTTCCATCCACTTCATCATTGTTCTTTGATGCGGTTGCCATTGAATTTCTCCTAAATGATCTTATAGGAGGCCAACCAACGACTTGCGCCCTGCAATACATGAGACCTTACCACATTAgaaaaaacaagaaacacaTCAAAAATCAATTGTTAAGGCCTTCATCCAACTTCATGTTTCTTTCACAAATTGTATATCCATGATCCAGCAGGCTTTACTTACTTAGAAGTTGGGGCACTGGCACTGGCAGAAGGACCCGTATGGCTATTTAGACCAGTTCCATTAGCTGCACATGGCTGTTCTTGTAACACCTTTGGCATTTCCTTCGTCACCGTAGGCTGTACACCAGAAGATCTAGGTGAAAACATTGCACTTATTGTTGTATTACTAGCAAACTTCTCCTGCATCAAATATGTAGTGATGAGTCAGATTCATAATCAGCAGTAAATACTCTTTTACTTGGAGAATTTCTCACCTGAGAAAATCCATCTATGGTATCAGCAAAACCCCTTTTGTTTCCCAACACAGCAACATTCTTCTGGGACGACGAGCAGATACAATCTTTCATAGGAAGCGAATGGAATAACGGCTTCTCATTGGGATCCAGGGAGTTCCAGCCTCAATTCGGTAGCCTTCAAGTTCAGGTTGCCCTTCTTCTCATCAGACAAGCTTGGAACAGAATTGGAGCTGTCCACTGAAGAGCAATCAGACAACCCAAGGTAATTTCGCTCTTTCAATCCTCCACCCCCACTTTGGGAGAAATAATCCAGGGATTGTGAAGATGCAGAAGTTATAGTCGAGACTTTGCTCTGCCCTTCGTCCTCTGAAACCAGCGCCAGCACCCGCGGAGATCAGAATCCAGAGACACAATCAAGCTGCCACACAAACAGATATAAACAGAAAATGTAAAGCCACAAAATCAATTCACATATTGCCAGAAATAGAAATATTATATGCtattaacaaaatcaacaaaagcTGATACCGAAAAGCTGATACCGAAACAACTAAGTTTACTAAACTTTCAGTATTGTATGCTTAAGGTAAAAAACATACGTTGGTTACTCGTACATTCTCAGGTAGCTTCAAGGATctatagaaataaataaatatatttcaaAAGAGGAACTGCAAGAAAAATGGTGCAGTCCATCCATAACTACCACAGATGGGGCCCTTTCTAAAAGTGCAGCATTGCTGGCAGCAGCTGcgaaaattttttcttattgtAGGCTGCCACAACCACAAAGTTCTGTTTCAGTTTGCACTCAAAAGATTTCTCACAAACACAAAGGATAAGTATATAGTACTATGCTGTAACACAgaaaattgaatagaaacacTATAATGCAAAAAATCTATAATGGCCATAACATAATTACCTAACTCACCTAACCATTCCTTATTACTAAAATGCAAAAGTACATGCCTCCACAATATTTGCCATATGCACATCAGATTTTTAACATAGTAATTGTTGTTACCATAACCACTGCGACTGAACTTAAAATATAGGTTAGGttcaataataatgaaacaaTTGCTACGAAGATCatgtataaattattataaataaaaaagaacaatatATATCTAAATAGTCCAAAAAcagtaatatataaattattatagacttaaatataaagataaagtgtacttcaaacaaatttaaaatgacCTAATCAATCCATAACTTAACTAAATAAATGTTTTCTTAAAAGACACGATTacgattaataaatttttaactagAAGCGTCTCAAAATCCTAAGTTTTAAGGACAGACTGCTGCATCTTTTTATTCCAGTCAGCAACAGCAAGGTCTTTTATCGTATGCCGCTTCGGGTTGTGCCATTTGTACACCAAATCCACAGCCAATTGCAATCTTGAGTAGTCATTGACAACCTAACAGACATTAACaatgatattatttaattaaataaacccAAAAAACTAAACATTATAAAATCCATAGACGATTTTCCTACCCATGGCTTGTTGACGCCCCAATAGTGATTGAGGATCATCCATTCAGCGACCCAAATACCACAATCATTCCTTCAAGACAATTCAAGGCACACATTAACAAAGCAATATTATAAAAGAACAAACAGCCAAAAAAATTAAGTTGTACTTTGAAAATTCATATATCTAAACTTACGACTTGGCTTTTTGTTGTGGGACAGCTGGCTCAGAGAATTTATATTTAGAAAATTGAAGGTTTTCATGTGAAGGTGTTTCTTGGAAATTTTTGTCGGATACAAACTTCTCAAGATAAGTTAACACATCATCAATGACACCCTTACGCACTGTCATCGATGTACAGCCCTTGAACGAGTCCATATACCTCACGGTCTTATAAAGCAGATTAACCACTATGAGAAACCAATGACCATTAAGGTGAATTGGCACAAAAATCTacaatattcaaaaaataatttttaataaaaatagcaTTGAAATATTAATATTCCAATTAATTGAATGTTGACCGGAATTAACGAACCTCATGTAAACCGCCGAGGTCTCCCATAAAGTTATCCTTGATGTATTTCATTGTGCCGGAACATTTCTGTTTCGAACTTAACACAATTTGCTACATTGCATATTGAACTAAGTGAGGaatcttattatatttataaattagctAGGAAGATATATTTATATTGAAGAGTAAATTTTGAATTGCAAATAAACTTACAGAGAATGTCGGTGGCAAAAACCATTGGGTCCTTAATTTGATATTACTTGGCCCAAATGGCCCTTTGGTCATCATCGAACAAACTAAGGTAAGGACCTATGGATTAAAGACAATCACGGTTATGCTACACTAatccaaattttataaatttgcaAGCATAACAAAGAAATAATGCTGAAATAATTCTTACATCACCAATTATTGGCTTGCCGGGCATAATAGTCAGAAGAGTCTTGCGTGTGCCCATACAATAATCGTCTGGGATAAGCATTTCCCTtaaatcatgaaaaataatattatactatggtcttagaaaatattaaaaaaataattacatgacaaatcaacaattcaaatgagatttaaattaattttacttaCTTCGGATCTAAATTATTTCCAAAAATGTAAGCAGCAATGGCCAGCTcatattcaaaaaatttcatCTCTTTAGTTGGTCGAAATAAAAGGTCCAAACACTATAAAAACAATGTCaacattaattatttagtcAAAAGTGTACACACAAAATTCTATTAATAACAATGTTATCCTAAAGACCGAAACTTACATGTGGCATGTCATCTCCGTCCATGTTTGGATTAAAATGATTTTAATAAAGCCATGAACAGCCTGGAGGAAGTTTCTTCCCAAAATGTAATTCTTTCTGcaaatccaaaaaatataacaattaatTTAAGAAGTAAGGCAAATATGAAAGATATAACAGAGAATTTGGTAATGATGTTAATGCTTTGATTATCACAATATAAATGATGTTAatgcttttttttaaattaacaataattaaaaataaaaaataaattgtgacatttgttaaaaaaatataaaaccttAACTTCAGAGACTGATAATTCACGCTTTTTTCCTTTGCACCtgtcctttttttttgttactggCTCGTCACCCAAATACATTGCAGGGTTGGCGTCAAGGAAGCGTTTCAAACTGTCTGACGGTGGTGTAACAGTTGGAGCAGTATTCGAAAGCTTGACACCATGACTCTCAATTTTTGATGAGGAACCAGCCATTTCCACAAACTTTGGCAGAACCGTTGTTATTCCATCCACAACAGCTTCGCGTATCATCGCTAATAGTGGATCAACAACATCCTTTCCAAGCTTCAAGATGCCATAAAATAAGACACGCATTACTAAATAATAAGGTAACAACATAGCAAATCTAGACACTACAAAAGATAACTACACACATGTTTAAAAAACTTGCTAAAAAAGCAGTTACCTTCTCATTCAAAGCAGAAAAGTGCATGTTCGATTCTCCCTTAGAAGTTACATAGGCTGTTGGTGTTTGCTAGTCAAACCAAATAAATTTCACTATTGATAttagaattaaagaaaaatagaagataaaaaCAGATTACAAAAGATTGATaatcatattttttgtttaacaaAAACAAGTATGATTACCTTACTCATCCTCTTTGTTCCACCAATTTACTGtgcctgaaaaaaaaaagagtgctTAGTTTTAAAACATCAAGTAAAAGGCTGTTATTTATAGTGATAATCAACAAAAAAGGTGCAGAAATCTAATTTTATTAGAAAGTTttcctaataaataataacaatattctaatttcaaatctgatatttaaaatcaaattcaatctagtaatttttttaaaaaaaatcctccAAATAATAAAGTTAATCCAATTTATGATATCATATTCTAATTAAAGATTTATATTGAAATTCTAATTTACCCATTTGTTATGAGAGTGACCTGCTTCCACGAATCTCCACCGTTGCTACGAGAAATCACAAACCACCACTCaggaatggtgaaaagaagggACGAAAAGATGTGGCTGCAATTGTTACGCGTAAACTGTGTTATCTCCGTAATCTCAACAGCAGTGGCTGCAATTGTTGAGGTAAAAAGAAGGCACGAAAGAATGTCGAGAGGCATTGGGGATGCGAGACCTGGAGAAGAGAATAGAAGACTGTCGCGATGTGGGGAGGCAATGTGAATGCGAGACCGGAGAAGAGAAAATGGCAGCGGTGATAGTCAAGTAGAGTGGGGATTCAGAGATCTGAAAAGTGAATGGAAAGGGAAGGACAAGAGGAAAATGTGAAGCagaaatgaaaaaatgaaagagCATAGAAGAGAAACAAAGAGCGCAGCAGTAGGGTTTCATAATTTTCCAAATAACTaatgcattttttatttatacatttattttaaaattaaattaagacaactttattatcatttaaaattaaatgctaataaataaatataataataatagaatgaAAATAGTAGAACATTTAAgacttatatttttaaataaatcaaattatatagttaatattaaataaattaaattaaatatttttgtcttatttatcaattatactaccaattcatatattaatattaaataattactattatattaaattatttgatatttgaatatctaaataaattaattattggatatgatattttttattttctttctaatttaaaCTTTAATATGGATACAAGATAGATAAACCCTTTCTTTATTCGGAGAAAGATAATATTCTAATTTACTACTAATTATACTAAACataaatttttactataattatacaaataatttacTCTTTATTTATTAGGTGTGTGAATATGTGAACTTACATATCAGATCTGCATATACATATTCACGACTAATCGATTTAGATAATCAAGCATAGCAattaatattttcttaattataatttagaGTTAAATACTAATGAATAAATATAACAAATACATACAAAtgaataaagtatttttttattcaaaatttacatttaaattatatatttttgttaattatttttaaaaaattatgaaaagaacTCAATTCAATTATAACATACTAATTCTATCTGACATTTGACATTGTAAAATCCTATAANNNNNNNNNNNNNNNNNNNNNNNNNNNNNNNNNNNNNNNNNNNNNNNNNNNNNNNN
This portion of the Arachis duranensis cultivar V14167 chromosome 6, aradu.V14167.gnm2.J7QH, whole genome shotgun sequence genome encodes:
- the LOC110272520 gene encoding ubiquitin-like-specific protease 1A is translated as MDGDDMPHCLDLLFRPTKEMKFFEYELAIAAYIFGNNLDPKEMLIPDDYCMGTRKTLLTIMPGKPIIGDVLTLVCSMMTKGPFGPSNIKLRTQWFLPPTFSQIVLSSKQKCSGTMKYIKDNFMGDLGGLHEIFVPIHLNGHWFLIVVNLLYKTVRYMDSFKGCTSMTVRKGVIDDVLTYLEKFVSDKNFQETPSHENLQFSKYKFSEPAVPQQKAKSNDCGIWVAEWMILNHYWGVNKPWVVNDYSRLQLAVDLVYKWHNPKRHTIKDLAVADWNKKMQQSVLKT